A window from Streptomyces subrutilus encodes these proteins:
- a CDS encoding MbtH family protein codes for MPTTHQVLVNHEGQYALYPAARETPDGWRPAGFDGTEDACAAFVDDHWTDIRPLGLRGA; via the coding sequence GTGCCCACCACCCATCAGGTCCTCGTGAACCACGAGGGGCAGTACGCGCTGTACCCGGCCGCGCGCGAGACGCCCGACGGCTGGAGGCCGGCCGGCTTCGACGGCACCGAGGACGCGTGCGCCGCCTTCGTGGACGACCACTGGACGGACATCCGTCCGCTCGGCCTGAGAGGGGCCTGA
- a CDS encoding aldehyde dehydrogenase family protein, which produces MPPRYDDQWIDGAWVASDAEGRLVVTDPATERALATVPAGTARDADLAARAAAAAFAGWAATPLKERAGLLRRVVGAMEARADRFAEVITAEVGAPTRMARQTHVGLSLGMAAHCVETAASYAFEERIGHSLVVREAAGVAACITPWNTPLLLTVQKILPALAAGCTVVHKPSEITPLHARLLAGAFAEADLPPGVFNMVVGTGPTVGTALVTHPLVDVVSLTGSTRAGREVSALGADRVKRVHLELGGKNASLVLDDADLAASVAATVDQMLFNTGQTCLQWSRLLVPRARQDEAVQLAGAAMDGYVTGDPRDPATDLGPLVSAAAHARVTAYVRRGAEEGGARLVRGGPGRPDGLATGYYVRPTIFADVDPLTTIGQEEIFGPVLCVIPYDDEEQAVRIVNGTRYGLHGAVWSADDARAERVARRFRSGLVDVNGGQFNPAAPFGGFKQSGIGRECGTAGLESFLETKSMQLPQGRGGQVVGPRLRSTAAARPADTERNER; this is translated from the coding sequence CTGCCACCCCGTTACGACGACCAGTGGATCGACGGCGCGTGGGTCGCCTCCGACGCCGAGGGCCGCCTGGTCGTCACCGATCCCGCGACCGAGCGGGCCCTGGCGACGGTGCCCGCGGGCACCGCACGGGACGCCGACCTGGCGGCGCGCGCCGCCGCCGCGGCCTTCGCCGGCTGGGCCGCGACCCCGCTGAAGGAGCGGGCCGGGCTGCTGCGCCGGGTCGTCGGAGCCATGGAGGCGCGGGCCGACCGGTTCGCCGAGGTGATCACCGCGGAGGTCGGCGCGCCGACCCGGATGGCGCGCCAGACCCACGTCGGGCTCTCCCTGGGCATGGCGGCCCACTGCGTGGAGACCGCCGCCTCCTACGCCTTCGAGGAGCGGATCGGCCACTCCCTGGTCGTCCGCGAGGCCGCCGGGGTGGCCGCCTGCATCACCCCGTGGAACACCCCGCTGCTGCTCACCGTGCAGAAAATCCTCCCGGCCCTCGCGGCCGGCTGCACCGTGGTGCACAAGCCGAGCGAGATCACCCCGCTGCACGCCCGACTGCTCGCGGGGGCCTTCGCCGAGGCCGACCTGCCGCCCGGCGTCTTCAACATGGTGGTCGGCACCGGCCCCACCGTGGGCACCGCGCTGGTCACCCACCCGCTCGTGGACGTGGTCTCGCTCACCGGCTCGACCCGCGCCGGCCGCGAGGTCTCGGCCCTCGGAGCCGACCGGGTCAAGCGCGTCCACCTCGAACTCGGCGGGAAGAACGCCAGCCTCGTCCTCGACGACGCCGACCTGGCCGCCTCCGTCGCCGCGACCGTGGACCAGATGCTCTTCAACACCGGCCAGACCTGCCTCCAGTGGAGCCGGCTGCTGGTGCCCCGCGCCCGGCAGGACGAGGCCGTGCAGCTCGCCGGCGCGGCCATGGACGGCTACGTGACCGGCGACCCGCGCGACCCCGCCACCGACCTCGGACCGCTGGTGTCGGCCGCGGCACACGCCCGCGTCACCGCGTACGTGCGCCGCGGCGCCGAGGAGGGCGGTGCCCGCCTGGTCCGCGGCGGCCCCGGCCGGCCCGACGGACTGGCCACCGGCTACTACGTACGCCCGACCATCTTCGCGGACGTGGACCCGCTGACCACCATCGGCCAGGAGGAGATCTTCGGCCCGGTGCTCTGCGTCATCCCCTACGACGACGAGGAGCAGGCCGTCCGCATCGTCAACGGCACCCGCTACGGGCTGCACGGCGCGGTCTGGTCCGCGGACGACGCCCGCGCCGAGCGCGTCGCGCGCCGCTTCCGCTCGGGCCTCGTCGACGTGAACGGCGGCCAGTTCAACCCGGCCGCCCCGTTCGGCGGGTTCAAGCAGTCCGGCATCGGCCGCGAATGCGGCACGGCCGGACTGGAGTCCTTCCTGGAGACCAAGTCGATGCAACTGCCGCAGGGCCGGGGCGGACAGGTCGTCGGACCGCGGCTGCGGTCCACCGCGGCCGCACGCCCCGCGGACACCGAGAGGAACGAGCGATGA
- a CDS encoding cytochrome P450 translates to MEIDLLDPAPFGRNDFWPAFTWLRANSPVHWHPEPGADDGGFWVLSKHRDIMKAYADGDTFSSARGMRLGSDPAAVAAVANRMLIVSDVPHHTRLKRALHQAFGPQQMPRLEALVEKVVGELVTEAAERDELDFIDLAKQLPNRVVCAMMGIPRADWAWIGALTTDAFDSPDDAVRTSAHSEIFLYVIELLAERRLRPGGDLVSQIAHDTLVDEGDGSERPLSDQEIVFNLNGVLSGANETTRYSAAGAVHMFADHPDQWDLLRRLGPDGIGPAVEEILRWTTPGVHALRTAVRDTEINGTPVAAGSRVTLWNVSANRDEEVFADPHAFRVDRRPNRHVAFGHGRHLCLGARLARFELGALLTEMLAVLDGFELTGPVTFNSSNFTWGINRLPVRLLRSRAFAK, encoded by the coding sequence ATGGAGATCGACCTGCTGGACCCGGCGCCGTTCGGCCGCAACGACTTCTGGCCCGCCTTCACCTGGCTGCGGGCGAACTCGCCCGTCCACTGGCACCCCGAGCCCGGCGCCGACGACGGCGGCTTCTGGGTGCTCAGCAAACACCGCGACATCATGAAGGCCTACGCCGACGGCGACACCTTCAGCTCGGCGCGCGGCATGCGGCTGGGCAGCGACCCGGCCGCCGTCGCCGCCGTCGCCAACCGCATGCTGATCGTCTCCGACGTCCCCCACCACACCCGGCTCAAGCGGGCCCTGCACCAGGCCTTCGGACCCCAGCAGATGCCGCGCCTGGAAGCCCTGGTGGAGAAGGTCGTCGGCGAACTGGTCACCGAGGCCGCCGAACGCGACGAGCTGGACTTCATCGACCTCGCCAAGCAGCTCCCCAACCGGGTCGTCTGCGCCATGATGGGCATCCCGCGCGCCGACTGGGCCTGGATCGGGGCCCTGACCACCGACGCCTTCGACTCCCCGGACGACGCGGTGCGCACCAGCGCCCACTCGGAGATCTTCCTCTACGTCATCGAGCTGCTGGCCGAACGCCGGCTGCGCCCCGGCGGTGACCTGGTCAGCCAGATCGCCCACGACACCCTCGTCGACGAGGGCGACGGCAGCGAACGGCCGCTCAGCGACCAGGAGATCGTCTTCAACCTCAACGGCGTCCTGTCCGGGGCCAACGAGACGACCCGCTACTCGGCCGCGGGCGCGGTCCACATGTTCGCCGACCACCCCGACCAGTGGGACCTGCTGCGACGCCTCGGCCCCGACGGCATCGGCCCCGCGGTCGAGGAGATCCTGCGCTGGACCACCCCCGGCGTGCACGCCCTGCGCACCGCCGTCCGCGACACCGAGATCAACGGGACCCCCGTCGCCGCCGGCTCCCGGGTGACGCTGTGGAACGTCTCGGCCAACCGGGACGAGGAGGTCTTCGCCGACCCGCACGCCTTCCGCGTCGACCGCCGCCCCAACCGGCACGTCGCCTTCGGGCACGGCCGCCACCTCTGCCTCGGCGCCCGCCTCGCCCGCTTCGAACTCGGGGCGCTGCTCACCGAGATGCTCGCCGTGCTCGACGGCTTCGAACTCACCGGACCCGTCACCTTCAACTCCTCCAACTTCACCTGGGGGATCAACCGTCTCCCCGTGCGGCTGCTGCGCAGCCGAGCCTTCGCGAAGTAA
- a CDS encoding non-ribosomal peptide synthetase yields MTERHAAPAGATAPAAPADTPPPPAHPAEHTPATTPATGACAPAATALPPLFARLERWTREQPDETAVKAVDGTLTYAALTARTARYAAALAAAGAGPETPVGLLLGRSRESVPALLAVWSIGATAVPMDPAHPVERLGHVLADAGAAVLIAPAVPAGLEAGTARLLTPADIRRSAPGALSVSVPAPDGRAYLIYTSGTTGRPKGVEATYRGLDTFVSALAGLGLPPGGLGLNAVSPAFDGWLWCTLLYLVHGQGVALVDLSLDGLREAAAEGREPLPAGLRTVSLTPSLLAAHGAALGAAEVVVVAGEACPAALAERFAAGRRLLNVYGPTEVSIAATWADSKRGDDVSAIGRPLPGYRAYVLDDDLHPVPEGTEGELYLGGPAVARGYRGRPGLTAARFLPDPFQGGGSRMYRTGDVVVRRPGGELEYRGRRDDQVKVRGHRIELGEVERVAAELPEVVAAACCPLASGQTLGLAVVAVPGTDPAGLAARVVERCRKHLPAAAVPSTVRVLERIPTLTTGKADREALARALAAPEAGAGAAAHTAATPTERLVTAVWADVLAIDVPGPQADFFELGGHSLAAARAVSELRRITGLRVGLGALLARPSARDFAAELDRLAAARQDPAPAETAEGA; encoded by the coding sequence ATGACCGAGCGGCACGCCGCGCCCGCGGGGGCCACCGCCCCCGCCGCACCGGCCGACACCCCACCGCCCCCCGCCCACCCGGCGGAGCACACCCCCGCGACCACCCCCGCGACCGGGGCCTGCGCACCCGCCGCGACCGCGCTCCCGCCGCTCTTCGCGCGACTGGAGCGCTGGACCCGGGAACAGCCCGACGAGACCGCCGTCAAGGCCGTCGACGGCACCCTCACCTACGCGGCGCTCACCGCCCGCACCGCCCGCTACGCCGCCGCGCTCGCCGCGGCCGGAGCGGGCCCCGAGACCCCGGTCGGCCTGCTGCTCGGCCGGTCCCGGGAGAGCGTGCCCGCCCTCCTCGCCGTCTGGAGCATCGGCGCGACCGCCGTGCCCATGGACCCCGCCCACCCGGTGGAGCGCCTCGGGCACGTCCTCGCCGACGCCGGGGCCGCCGTGCTGATCGCGCCCGCGGTGCCGGCGGGTCTGGAGGCCGGCACCGCCCGGCTGCTCACCCCCGCGGACATCCGCCGCAGCGCGCCCGGCGCGCTCTCCGTGTCGGTGCCCGCCCCCGACGGCCGCGCCTACCTCATCTACACCTCCGGAACCACCGGCCGCCCCAAGGGGGTCGAAGCCACCTACCGCGGCCTGGACACCTTCGTCTCGGCCCTCGCCGGACTGGGCCTGCCCCCCGGCGGTCTCGGACTCAACGCCGTCTCGCCCGCCTTCGACGGCTGGCTCTGGTGCACCCTGCTCTACCTCGTCCACGGCCAGGGCGTGGCCCTCGTGGACCTCTCCCTCGACGGTCTGCGCGAGGCCGCCGCCGAAGGCCGCGAGCCCCTGCCGGCCGGCCTGCGCACCGTTTCCCTGACCCCGTCCCTGCTCGCCGCGCACGGGGCCGCGCTCGGCGCCGCCGAAGTGGTCGTCGTCGCGGGGGAGGCCTGCCCCGCCGCCCTCGCCGAACGGTTCGCCGCCGGCCGCCGGCTGCTCAACGTGTACGGACCGACCGAGGTGAGCATCGCCGCGACCTGGGCCGACAGCAAACGGGGGGACGACGTGAGCGCCATCGGACGACCGCTGCCCGGCTACCGGGCGTACGTCCTGGACGACGACCTGCACCCCGTGCCCGAGGGGACGGAGGGCGAGCTCTACCTCGGCGGCCCCGCCGTCGCCCGCGGCTACCGCGGCCGCCCCGGCCTCACGGCCGCCCGGTTCCTCCCCGACCCGTTCCAGGGCGGCGGCAGCCGCATGTACCGCACCGGCGACGTCGTGGTCCGCCGGCCCGGCGGCGAACTGGAGTACCGCGGCCGCCGCGACGACCAGGTCAAGGTCCGCGGCCACCGGATCGAACTCGGCGAGGTGGAGCGCGTCGCCGCCGAACTCCCCGAGGTCGTCGCCGCGGCCTGCTGCCCGCTCGCCTCGGGCCAGACCCTCGGCCTCGCCGTGGTCGCCGTGCCCGGAACCGACCCGGCCGGGCTCGCCGCCCGCGTCGTCGAACGCTGCCGCAAGCACCTGCCCGCGGCCGCCGTGCCGAGCACCGTGCGCGTCCTGGAGCGCATCCCGACCCTGACCACCGGCAAGGCCGACCGCGAGGCGCTGGCCCGCGCCCTGGCCGCGCCGGAGGCCGGAGCGGGCGCGGCGGCGCACACCGCCGCGACACCGACCGAGCGGCTGGTCACGGCCGTCTGGGCCGATGTCCTCGCCATCGACGTACCCGGCCCGCAGGCCGACTTCTTCGAGCTGGGCGGCCACTCCCTGGCCGCCGCCCGCGCCGTCTCCGAACTGCGCCGCATCACCGGACTGCGCGTCGGCCTCGGCGCCCTGCTGGCCCGGCCCAGCGCCCGCGACTTCGCCGCCGAACTCGACCGGCTCGCCGCCGCCCGGCAGGACCCGGCCCCCGCCGAGACCGCCGAGGGGGCCTGA
- a CDS encoding non-ribosomal peptide synthetase has protein sequence MTTALVDFNRSDTQFPATGYPELLAEQAARTPRATALVQGDRSWTYAELDAATNRLAHALIERGAAPGERVGLCYPRGAEYVLGSLAVLKTGAAVVALDPVNPDDRLAAMIADAAPLLVLTPADLAPRIPGGVPLAEVPTAGRGRPDTAPAVVTGPDTVSHLIYTSGSTGTPKAVLERHGALTNLVHWTRRAYGVRPGDRASWTSTPGFAVQIMEWLAYLPAGAAIHIPEAGQAQTPEQIRDWLVREGITHTMLVAALAEPAWQLEWPADCALRILVTTAERVHSWPPVDTPFRVVMTYGTTETTNVLSCLDLGTGTDFTSQATSDEVRATRQVPVGVPIANLRVHLLDDDGRPVAEGEVGRLHVSGAGVAAGYHGRPELTAARFHPNFLPDDPHPVLYETGDLARRREDGAVELLGRSDSQVKIRGFRVELGEVETHIARLDTIAEAVVVVQERGPGDKRLVAYVSPAAADGAASALPDSAAVRAEVARTLPYYMVPASVVVLPALPRLPNGKVDRRSLPEPPEGRDGVGAGYEAPRNEIEDGLTRLWAEAFRTDGIGIHDNFFELGGHSLLAFQLIDEIRRRYSVELSLSDLSTCPTVAELAALVTSGRTGAHGSFGGLPAIVPDPAGRFDPFPLTESQQALWIGRGGLVELGNVGCHGYFEWESEQLDVPRFEGAWRRLVERHDALRTRVLPDGTQQVFEEIPAYEIPVTDFGALAEDARTAELAALRETLSHQVLDGDSWPLFDVRVSLLGGGRARIHLSLDFLVADAWSYFQVLIPDLVTYYVEPGAELAPLELTFRDYVLAVGDSLRDSELYRRSEWYWRDRLATLPPAPALPERPADAPELPVRFERRSHVVAPELWTRIQERAHAREVTPSGALAAAYAEILGTASGQARFTINFPLFNRLPLHPQVNSLLADTTTTLLLAVEQQDDTFAGRAQAVQRRLWADLEHRYFSGVQVLRELTRMRGSLAPAMPVVMTSLAGHPPQYEETELGAPVYGISQTPQVSLDFQVFEKPDGLTFNWDFLPAVYPDGLVDAMFDEFTTLLESLGEDEAWERHSPPPGDEAAAPGRTEARDTGDAWERYWAGIRRTGRGGDVIWDADSGEEFHWLLGQAQRHFEPGLPVIDLGCGNGRYSRELAPHYPSVIGVDVSASAIDHAKREARGTANVDYLAIDMTDAEQAAVLGDGPYNIFVRGVFHVLDQEARARLAAVAGRLLGSGGTLIVHEPDYSSNSFGYLGFVGGKRGRAEDLVGPLEAAGVRHSNRFTRPELAEAFGADAWEVVEDEAIELHAIDPQSDSEALRLPGYYAVLRRKP, from the coding sequence GTGACCACCGCACTCGTCGACTTCAACCGCTCCGACACGCAGTTCCCCGCCACCGGATACCCGGAGCTGCTGGCCGAACAGGCCGCCCGCACCCCCCGGGCCACCGCCCTCGTCCAGGGCGACCGCTCCTGGACGTACGCCGAACTGGACGCGGCCACCAACCGCCTGGCGCACGCACTGATCGAACGGGGCGCCGCCCCCGGCGAACGCGTCGGACTCTGCTACCCGCGCGGCGCCGAGTACGTCCTGGGCTCCCTCGCCGTCCTCAAGACCGGCGCCGCCGTCGTCGCCCTCGACCCGGTCAACCCCGACGACCGGCTCGCCGCGATGATCGCCGACGCCGCTCCGCTGCTCGTCCTCACCCCGGCCGACCTCGCCCCGCGGATACCGGGCGGCGTCCCGCTGGCCGAGGTGCCCACCGCGGGCCGCGGCCGGCCGGACACCGCACCCGCCGTGGTGACCGGTCCGGACACCGTCAGCCACCTCATCTACACCTCCGGCTCGACCGGCACCCCGAAGGCCGTCCTCGAACGCCACGGCGCGCTCACCAACCTGGTCCACTGGACCCGGCGCGCGTACGGCGTACGGCCCGGCGACCGGGCCTCCTGGACGTCCACCCCCGGATTCGCCGTCCAGATCATGGAGTGGCTCGCCTACCTCCCGGCCGGCGCCGCCATCCACATCCCCGAGGCCGGGCAGGCCCAGACGCCGGAGCAGATCCGCGACTGGCTGGTCCGCGAGGGCATCACCCACACCATGCTGGTGGCCGCCCTGGCCGAGCCGGCCTGGCAACTGGAGTGGCCCGCGGACTGCGCGCTGCGCATCCTGGTGACCACGGCCGAGCGGGTGCACAGCTGGCCGCCCGTCGACACCCCCTTCCGGGTCGTGATGACGTACGGCACCACCGAGACCACCAACGTGCTGTCCTGCCTCGACCTCGGCACCGGAACCGACTTCACCAGCCAGGCCACCTCCGACGAGGTGCGCGCCACCCGGCAGGTCCCGGTCGGCGTGCCCATCGCCAACCTCCGCGTCCACCTCCTCGACGACGACGGCCGCCCCGTCGCCGAGGGCGAGGTCGGCCGGCTGCACGTGTCGGGCGCCGGAGTCGCGGCCGGCTACCACGGCCGCCCGGAGCTCACCGCCGCCAGGTTCCATCCCAACTTCCTGCCCGACGACCCGCACCCGGTGCTGTACGAGACCGGGGACCTGGCGCGGCGCCGCGAGGACGGGGCCGTGGAGCTCCTCGGCCGGTCCGACTCCCAGGTCAAGATCCGCGGCTTCCGCGTGGAACTCGGCGAGGTGGAGACGCACATCGCCCGCCTCGACACCATCGCCGAGGCCGTCGTCGTGGTCCAGGAGCGCGGCCCCGGCGACAAGCGCCTCGTCGCCTACGTGTCCCCGGCCGCCGCGGACGGCGCCGCGTCCGCCCTGCCGGACTCGGCCGCCGTGCGCGCCGAGGTCGCCCGCACCCTGCCCTATTACATGGTCCCCGCCTCGGTCGTCGTCCTGCCCGCCCTGCCGCGGCTGCCCAACGGCAAGGTCGACCGGCGCAGCCTGCCCGAGCCGCCGGAGGGCCGCGACGGGGTCGGGGCCGGCTACGAGGCCCCCCGCAACGAGATCGAGGACGGCCTCACCCGGCTGTGGGCGGAGGCGTTCCGCACCGACGGCATCGGCATCCACGACAACTTCTTCGAGCTGGGCGGCCACTCCCTGCTCGCCTTCCAGCTGATCGACGAGATCCGCCGCCGCTACAGCGTCGAGCTGAGCCTCTCCGACCTCTCCACCTGCCCCACCGTCGCCGAACTCGCCGCCCTCGTCACCAGCGGGCGCACCGGCGCGCACGGCTCCTTCGGCGGCCTGCCCGCCATCGTCCCGGACCCCGCCGGACGCTTCGACCCCTTCCCCCTCACCGAGAGCCAGCAGGCCCTGTGGATCGGGCGCGGCGGGCTGGTCGAGCTCGGCAACGTCGGCTGCCACGGCTACTTCGAGTGGGAGAGCGAACAGCTCGACGTCCCCCGCTTCGAGGGCGCCTGGCGCCGGCTCGTCGAACGCCACGACGCCCTGCGCACCCGCGTCCTGCCCGACGGCACCCAGCAGGTGTTCGAGGAGATCCCGGCGTACGAGATCCCCGTCACCGACTTCGGCGCCCTGGCCGAGGACGCCCGTACGGCCGAACTGGCCGCCCTGCGCGAGACGCTGTCCCACCAGGTGCTCGACGGCGACAGCTGGCCGCTGTTCGACGTGCGCGTCAGCCTGCTCGGCGGCGGCCGGGCCCGCATCCACCTCTCCCTCGACTTCCTGGTCGCCGACGCCTGGAGCTACTTCCAGGTCCTCATCCCCGACCTGGTCACCTACTACGTCGAGCCCGGCGCCGAACTCGCCCCGCTGGAACTGACCTTCCGCGACTACGTGCTCGCCGTCGGGGACTCGCTGCGCGACAGCGAGCTCTACCGCCGCTCCGAGTGGTACTGGCGCGACCGCCTCGCCACGCTCCCGCCCGCCCCGGCGCTCCCCGAGCGCCCGGCCGACGCCCCCGAGCTGCCCGTGCGCTTCGAACGCCGCAGCCACGTCGTCGCCCCCGAGCTCTGGACGAGGATCCAGGAACGGGCCCACGCCCGCGAGGTGACCCCGTCCGGGGCCCTCGCCGCCGCCTACGCCGAGATCCTGGGCACCGCCTCCGGCCAGGCCCGCTTCACCATCAACTTCCCGCTCTTCAACCGGCTGCCGCTGCACCCGCAGGTCAACTCCCTGCTCGCCGACACCACCACCACGCTCCTGCTGGCCGTCGAACAGCAGGACGACACCTTCGCCGGACGCGCACAGGCCGTCCAGCGCAGGCTCTGGGCCGACCTCGAACACCGCTACTTCAGCGGCGTGCAGGTCCTGCGCGAGCTGACCCGGATGCGCGGCTCGCTCGCCCCCGCCATGCCCGTCGTGATGACCAGCCTCGCCGGCCACCCGCCGCAGTACGAGGAGACCGAACTCGGCGCACCGGTGTACGGGATCTCCCAGACGCCCCAGGTGTCCCTGGACTTCCAGGTCTTCGAGAAGCCCGACGGCCTCACCTTCAACTGGGACTTCCTGCCCGCCGTCTACCCGGACGGGCTCGTCGACGCGATGTTCGACGAGTTCACCACCCTGCTGGAGTCCCTCGGCGAGGACGAGGCGTGGGAGCGGCACTCCCCGCCGCCCGGCGACGAAGCCGCCGCCCCCGGCCGCACCGAGGCCCGCGACACCGGCGACGCCTGGGAGCGCTACTGGGCCGGCATCCGGCGCACCGGCCGGGGCGGCGACGTCATCTGGGACGCCGACAGCGGAGAGGAGTTCCACTGGCTGCTCGGGCAGGCACAGCGCCACTTCGAGCCGGGCCTGCCGGTCATCGACCTCGGCTGCGGCAACGGCCGCTACAGCCGCGAACTCGCCCCGCACTACCCCTCGGTCATCGGCGTGGACGTCTCCGCCAGCGCCATCGACCACGCCAAGCGCGAGGCGCGCGGCACCGCGAACGTCGACTACCTCGCGATCGACATGACCGACGCCGAACAGGCCGCGGTCCTCGGCGACGGCCCGTACAACATCTTCGTCCGCGGCGTCTTCCACGTCCTGGACCAGGAGGCGCGGGCCCGGCTCGCCGCCGTCGCGGGCCGCCTGCTCGGCAGCGGGGGCACGCTGATCGTCCACGAGCCCGACTACTCCAGCAACTCCTTCGGCTACCTCGGCTTCGTCGGCGGCAAGCGGGGTCGCGCCGAGGACCTCGTCGGACCGCTGGAGGCGGCCGGCGTCCGGCACTCGAACCGCTTCACCCGGCCCGAACTGGCCGAGGCCTTCGGCGCGGACGCCTGGGAGGTCGTCGAGGACGAGGCGATCGAGCTCCACGCCATCGACCCCCAGTCGGACTCCGAGGCGCTGCGGCTGCCCGGCTACTACGCGGTACTGCGCCGCAAGCCCTGA
- a CDS encoding AfsR/SARP family transcriptional regulator: MTTAAIETAGPAVRVRFLGDFELTVNGAPVQRWRAGKARGLFQYLVVHRGQMLTRDRLYASLWPGADSTAGSSLKVAAHALRRVLDAHPDRPGSSGIRLVYRDFGYVLHVSGLWSDLDRFQELVHGGLRAALARDTPLARTRLRAALDLYGGEFLRGENADWVVEQREYLRALALRALGVLRADAEAREDFVELIGICRRTLEIDRHHEETYRALMAAHGRRGELACVRRWYELCARRMREELSVAPDAETQRLLHTLIPTQAPAAPRAAGAPAGTGGPAATVRALRSAPRRPAAAVWNPDPRTAALARPVRRARPDSRTAAVLARTAD; the protein is encoded by the coding sequence ATGACCACCGCAGCGATCGAGACAGCGGGGCCCGCGGTGCGGGTCCGCTTCCTCGGCGACTTCGAGCTCACCGTCAACGGCGCGCCCGTCCAGCGCTGGCGGGCCGGAAAGGCCCGCGGCCTCTTCCAGTACCTCGTCGTCCACCGCGGCCAGATGCTCACCCGCGACCGGCTCTACGCCTCCCTGTGGCCCGGCGCCGACAGCACCGCCGGCAGCTCGCTCAAGGTCGCCGCCCACGCCCTGCGCCGCGTGCTCGACGCCCACCCCGACCGCCCCGGCAGCTCGGGGATCCGGCTCGTCTACCGCGACTTCGGCTACGTCCTGCACGTCAGCGGCCTGTGGTCCGACCTCGACCGCTTCCAGGAACTCGTGCACGGCGGCCTGCGCGCCGCCCTGGCCCGGGACACCCCGCTCGCCCGGACCCGGCTGCGCGCGGCGCTCGACCTCTACGGCGGCGAGTTCCTGCGCGGCGAGAACGCCGACTGGGTCGTCGAGCAGCGCGAGTACCTCAGGGCGCTCGCGCTGCGCGCCCTCGGCGTGCTGCGCGCCGACGCCGAGGCCCGCGAGGACTTCGTGGAGCTGATCGGGATCTGCAGACGCACCTTGGAGATCGACCGCCACCACGAGGAGACCTACCGGGCGCTGATGGCCGCCCACGGCCGCCGCGGCGAACTGGCCTGCGTGCGGCGCTGGTACGAGCTCTGTGCCCGCCGGATGCGCGAGGAGCTGTCGGTGGCCCCCGACGCGGAGACCCAGCGGCTGCTGCACACCCTGATCCCGACGCAGGCCCCGGCCGCGCCCAGGGCCGCCGGCGCACCGGCCGGCACCGGCGGCCCGGCGGCCACGGTCCGCGCCCTGCGGTCCGCGCCGCGCCGGCCCGCCGCCGCGGTCTGGAACCCGGACCCCCGCACGGCGGCCCTGGCCCGGCCGGTACGGCGGGCCAGGCCCGACAGCCGCACGGCCGCCGTCCTGGCCCGTACGGCCGACTGA
- a CDS encoding thioesterase II family protein gives MGTWISTWTTDPAYAALPALLCLPPAGAGCQQFRSWQGALSGTAQVYGVQLPGRENRWREPMPDSFDEAVAAVAAELGRTVAADRPLVVFGHSFGGLIGYEVARRVRPRALVVSGCRAPGHWDGAGRGIVDDADELDKLFDTAGLDPELLDDDTRALMVAMLRKDAALSLGYVHQPAPRLDVPVHAWGADGDETVSAAELDGWAAVTTAGLTRHTTTGGHHAVLRDPRPVLDQLTGLLRGEHAPLAPTP, from the coding sequence ATGGGCACCTGGATCTCCACCTGGACCACCGACCCGGCGTACGCGGCCCTGCCCGCGCTGCTCTGCCTGCCCCCCGCCGGCGCCGGCTGCCAGCAGTTCCGCTCCTGGCAGGGCGCGCTGTCCGGCACCGCCCAGGTGTACGGCGTACAGCTGCCCGGCCGCGAGAACCGCTGGCGCGAGCCCATGCCCGACAGCTTCGACGAGGCCGTCGCCGCCGTCGCCGCCGAACTGGGCCGCACCGTCGCCGCCGACCGCCCGCTGGTCGTCTTCGGCCACAGCTTCGGCGGGCTCATCGGCTACGAGGTCGCCCGCCGGGTACGGCCGCGGGCCCTGGTGGTCAGCGGCTGCCGGGCCCCCGGCCACTGGGACGGCGCGGGCCGCGGCATCGTCGACGACGCGGACGAGCTCGACAAGCTCTTCGACACCGCCGGGCTCGACCCGGAACTCCTCGACGACGACACCCGCGCCCTGATGGTGGCGATGCTCCGCAAGGACGCCGCGCTGTCGCTCGGCTACGTCCACCAGCCGGCCCCCCGCCTCGACGTGCCCGTCCACGCCTGGGGCGCCGACGGCGACGAGACCGTCAGCGCGGCGGAACTCGACGGCTGGGCCGCGGTCACCACCGCCGGCCTCACCCGGCACACCACCACCGGCGGCCACCACGCCGTCCTGCGCGACCCCCGCCCCGTACTGGACCAGCTGACCGGCCTGCTGCGGGGCGAGCACGCCCCGCTCGCCCCCACTCCCTGA